DNA from Sulfurimonas gotlandica GD1:
TACGCAAGAATAATACTGCCAGAACTAGATGGCGGAGAAAACTGGGTTGAAGTTGATACACTAGAAGAAGAATATATAAACTTTGCATTTTTAATCAAACCGGACCATAGCTATAAAGATGCACATAAGCGTATACTAAAACATGAAAAACATCATTGGTTTTGGGGAACCCTTGGGTACTCTAAAGGTGTTTACTCTGATGTTATAATAGCCTCGTTTTTAATAAATATATTTGTAATGGCAAGTCCTATATTTACGCTTAACATATACGACAGAGTTGTACCTAATAATGCCATAGATACTATGTGGGTCTTTGCCACAGGTATCATAGTTATCTATGTCTTTGATATGGTGCTTAAATTTTTACGCTCTTACTTTCTTGAAAATGCGGCTAAAAAGAGTGATATTATTATGTCCTCTATTATATTTGAAAGAGTTTTAAATCTAAAAATAGCTTCCAAACCAGCTTCAGTAGGTTCTTTTGCTAGTAATCTAAAAGACTTCGACTCTATACGCGGTTTCTTTACAGCTTCTTCTATAGCAGCTCTAATAGATTTACCGTTTAGTATTATATTTTTATTTATAGTCTATGTTATTGGTGGTTGGCTGGTAGCCATTCCAATGGTAAGTGGTTTAGTCATAGTTATTTATAGTCTGATTGTTGAAAAACCAATGAGACGTTCTGTTGAGAGTACTTATGAAGCTTCTGCACTTAAGAATGCTGTTCTTATTGAATCACTATCTGCATTAGAGACCATTAAAGCACTTGGAATCAGTGGACAGTCTCAGTGGAAATGGGAAGAAGCTGCAGGCGGAGTTGCTCAAAAAGGATTGAAGTCTAAGATCTTATCTAACTCTATATCTACTTTTGTAAACTTTATAGTCCAGATGAATACAGTATCAATCATAATCGGTGGTGTATATGCCATAGGTGACAAATCACTAAGTATGGGTGGTTTAATCGCTGTCGTAATGCTCTCTTCTAGAATGCTTGCACCTTTAGGTCAAGTGGCTTCTCTTATAGCAAATCTACAGCAGACTAAAACTGCCTATGACGCAATTGATGGAATTATGCACCTTGATGTTGAACGTGAAGATGCTAAAAAGTTTGTTCAACGTCCTTCTTTTAAAGGTAAGATAGAGTTTCAACATGTAAGCTTAATCTATCCAAATACAGACAAAAAAGTTTTAGATGATGTTAGCTTCACTATAAACCCTGGTGAATCTGTTGGTATCATAGGGACAAATGGCTCTGGAAAAACAAGCATAGAAAAACTTATTCTTGGACTTTATGAGCCTACAGAAGGTTCTATACTTATTGATGGAATAGATATACAACAAATTGATCCTGCAGATTTAAGAGAAAACATCTCCTATGTACCACAAGATGTAGTTCTATTTAGAGGTACTCTAAAAGACAACATTATCTTGCGCGCTCCAGATGCCAATGATCAACAGATACTAGAAGTTGCTAAACTAAGTGGACTAGATCACTTTGTAAATATTCATCCTATGGGATTTGATATGCCTGTGGGAGAGAGAGGTGACGGCCTCTCAGGTGGTCAGAAACAATCTATCTCTATTGCTAGAGCTTTTATACACCCTGCCCCTATTGTTTTACTTGATGAGCCTACTAATTCTATGGATAGTACACATGAAGGTCATTTTATAAGGGCTATGAAGGTATATAGAAAAAACAAAACAATGATACTTATATCTCATAAAAACAACCTGCTTCCACTTACCGACAGGCTGATACTGTTAGCTCAAGGAAAAGTTATTCTAGATGATACAAGAGCGAGTGTAATAGAGCAACTCAGCAGACCCAAAAAGGCCGTATCATGAGTCTAAAAGATAAATTTGTAGATTATTCCTACGAAAGAAAAGATATTAAAAAACTATCTGTAAAAGATGAAGATGATTTAGAGTATATGAGCTCTGTCAGTTCAGCAATGTTAATGCAGAACAATCTCAAAACAAAGCTTTTGCTATGGATAGGAATGTTTGTAATTATTTGGTTGATTGCTTGGGCTTATAATGCAAAGATTGATGCTCTAACTCGTGGTCAAGGTAAAATTATTCCATCAAATAAAATACAAGTGATTCAAAACCTTGAAGGTGGAATTGTTAGCGAACTTCTTGTAAAAGAAGGTGATACTGTAAAAAAAGGAGATATCCTTGTCAAGATTGACGATACAAACTTTGCAAGTATGTTTATAGAATCTCAACTTCGATACAATGAACTAGAAGCAAAAACTATTCGTCTTTTAGCTGAATCAACTGGAAATGCATTTTCAGCTACTAAAGAGATAAGAAAAAAATCTCCTGAACTAATAAAACATGAATTTTCTCTATACAGAACTAATAAAGAACAGCTAAACAACAATATTATGATCTATAACCGCCGTCTTAATCAAAAAAGAAATGAATTAAAAGAGGCTCAGGCAAAGCTGATTCAGCTTACAAATAACTATACACTAATTTCAAGAGAAGTAGCCCTTAACAAACCTCTTGTTAAAAAAGGTATCGTCTCAGAAGTGGAATTTTTACAACTCCAAAGACAACAGAGTACTATCCAAGGTGAGATGGGTGCCATTGAACTCTCCATACCTCGTTTAATATCTGTTCTTGAAGAACAAAAAGACAATATTAGAGAAGTAGAACTAGCATTTCACAATGCTGCAAAAGAGGCTTATAATGAAGCTAAAGCAGAGATGACTAGGATAAAAAGAACAAATATTGCCAGAGAAGACAAGGTACAAAGAACCTTTGTACGTTCACCTGTAACAGGGACTATCAAGCAACTTTTAATAAATACTGTTGGCGGTGTTGTAAAGCCTGGAATGGATATAATAGAAATTGTACCGACTCAAGACAACTTACTTGTTGAAGCCAAAATCAGACCTGCTGATATCGCATTTTTATATCCTGGTCAAAGAGCAATCGTAAAATTCTCTGCCTATGATTTTGCTATTTATGGTTCACTTCAAGGAACTTTAACCCACATTAGTGCTGGCACGATTGTTGATGAAATAGATAAACAGAGTTACTATCTGGTTCGTGTTAAAACAGACAAAAATTATTTAGGAAATGAAGATAAAAAGCTAAATGTCATTGTTGGAATGACAGCAGATGTAG
Protein-coding regions in this window:
- a CDS encoding type I secretion system permease/ATPase, translated to MSSLNRDFKDPILECLVIFTKLYNRPFSAEALVADLPVEPGRSIPKLFSLDSREAKSAFFRAAQRAGFSSKLVNYSFKDISPLLLPVILILKGDKEAENACILTEISPDRKYARIILPELDGGENWVEVDTLEEEYINFAFLIKPDHSYKDAHKRILKHEKHHWFWGTLGYSKGVYSDVIIASFLINIFVMASPIFTLNIYDRVVPNNAIDTMWVFATGIIVIYVFDMVLKFLRSYFLENAAKKSDIIMSSIIFERVLNLKIASKPASVGSFASNLKDFDSIRGFFTASSIAALIDLPFSIIFLFIVYVIGGWLVAIPMVSGLVIVIYSLIVEKPMRRSVESTYEASALKNAVLIESLSALETIKALGISGQSQWKWEEAAGGVAQKGLKSKILSNSISTFVNFIVQMNTVSIIIGGVYAIGDKSLSMGGLIAVVMLSSRMLAPLGQVASLIANLQQTKTAYDAIDGIMHLDVEREDAKKFVQRPSFKGKIEFQHVSLIYPNTDKKVLDDVSFTINPGESVGIIGTNGSGKTSIEKLILGLYEPTEGSILIDGIDIQQIDPADLRENISYVPQDVVLFRGTLKDNIILRAPDANDQQILEVAKLSGLDHFVNIHPMGFDMPVGERGDGLSGGQKQSISIARAFIHPAPIVLLDEPTNSMDSTHEGHFIRAMKVYRKNKTMILISHKNNLLPLTDRLILLAQGKVILDDTRASVIEQLSRPKKAVS
- a CDS encoding HlyD family type I secretion periplasmic adaptor subunit, with the protein product MSLKDKFVDYSYERKDIKKLSVKDEDDLEYMSSVSSAMLMQNNLKTKLLLWIGMFVIIWLIAWAYNAKIDALTRGQGKIIPSNKIQVIQNLEGGIVSELLVKEGDTVKKGDILVKIDDTNFASMFIESQLRYNELEAKTIRLLAESTGNAFSATKEIRKKSPELIKHEFSLYRTNKEQLNNNIMIYNRRLNQKRNELKEAQAKLIQLTNNYTLISREVALNKPLVKKGIVSEVEFLQLQRQQSTIQGEMGAIELSIPRLISVLEEQKDNIREVELAFHNAAKEAYNEAKAEMTRIKRTNIAREDKVQRTFVRSPVTGTIKQLLINTVGGVVKPGMDIIEIVPTQDNLLVEAKIRPADIAFLYPGQRAIVKFSAYDFAIYGSLQGTLTHISAGTIVDEIDKQSYYLVRVKTDKNYLGNEDKKLNVIVGMTADVDIITGKKTVLDYILKPILRARENVLSER